Genomic DNA from Acidisoma sp. PAMC 29798:
CGCCAGGGTGCAGAACAGCTTCATCGCCTGGAACACGCTCTGGCAATCGCCGCAGCTGCAATTGTCACAGCCCAAGGCCAGGTTCACCCCGGCGTCGTGCATACGACGAATGGGCGCGACGCCGCTTTTGAGCTTCAGGTTGCTCATCGGGTTATGCACCACGCTGGCCCCGCTTTCGGCCAGCATGGCAATTTCCTCGTCATCGAGCCAAACGCCATGGGCAAGGGTCGTGCCTGGCCCCAAAAGCCCTAGGGACGCCATGTAGCGGATCATCGATCCGCCATGCGCGGTATAGAGGCTTTGTGCCTTGGCGCGCTGCGCCGGGGTTTCCAGAACATGCGTGGTCACCGGCAGGGAATGCCGCTGCGCCATATCGACGATACCCTCCAGCAAGGTCGCGGAGGAGCGTTGCGGGCCGGAAGGGCTGAGCGCCCAATGCAAGCGCGACGGTAGTGGAGCAAGGCGCGCGATCTGGCGCTCCACGAAGGCGAGATCCGCATGCGGGTCGCGCGGCGATCCCTCCACCAAGGCGCGCACGCTTTCGGGCAGATCGGCCGCCATGAAGGGCGCGATGTCGAGCGCTGCCACATCGCGCAACGCGATGGAAAAGACGACGCGAATGCCGACTTCGGCGAAGGCCGCCAAAGTCACGTCCAGCGTTTCCTCATCCATCGGCACGAGAGAATTCATGTCCTGCACGGTGGTGATGCCGTGCTTGAGGCATTCGATGGCGCCGACCAGCGTGCGGGCGCGAATTTCCGCCCGGCTGCGCTTGCCGAAATAGGCGGGCTGGGAATGCAGCGCCCAGACGTCGAAGGGCATGTCTTCCAACAGGCCCTTCATCAGCCCGTCATAGGAATGGAAATGGGCATTGACGAAGCCCGGCATCAGCAGCCGATCCGTCGCCTCCAAGACCTCGGGCGCGGGCTGCGCCGCGAGCCATGTCGCCGTCAGCGCATCGCCCGGCGGCAGCACGGCGGCGATCGTCGTGCCCTCGATCAGCACATCACGCCGGCTCGGCGCATGCACGTCCCCCTCGGGGTCCCAGACCTGGGCACCCAGGATCACTAGGCGATTCGGCGTCATATTGAGTCCTTCGTCAGGAGAGAACTGTCCGCAAGGCCCGCCATGGCGCGCCCGACGGTGGCGCGCGCGGCCGGATCGGCCGTGGTCTCGAACACCAATCGGCCTTCGAACATCACCACGATCCGGTCGGACAGCGCGAAGATCTCATCGAGATCCTCGCTGATCAGCAGCACGGCCGCGCCGCCATTGCGCGCAGCCGTGATGTCATCATGAATCCGCGCGACCGCCGCAAAGTCGAGTCCGAAGCAGGGGTTGCTCGCGAGCAGAAGGTCGCAGCCCGGCCCCAGCTCGCGTGCCAGAACAAGCCGCTGGATATTGCCGCCCGACAGGGCCGAAACCGGCTGGCGCGGCCCGCTGGTGCGGATACGGTAGTCGCGGATCGCGGACTGCGCGCCCTCGGTGATGGCGCGTTTGGACAGAAGGCCGAAGCGGCGGCGGATCGGCGGCCGATCATACTGCCGCAGGGCCAGATTCTCGGCCACGCTCATGGTGGCGACGCAGGCGCTATGCAGCGGCTCTTCCGGCAGGCAGGCGACCCGCAGCCGCGCAAGCGAACGGCGCGTCGGGCGAAAGGCCTCGCCATGGACATGAACGGTTCCCGCCACGATGGCGCGCTGACCGGCCAGGGCTTCCGCCAATTCGCGCTGACCATTGCCGGAAACGCCGGCGATGCCCAGGATTTCCCCGCCCGCAACAGTCAGGTCAAGGTCGCGCACCGCCGCAAGCCCGGCATCGCCCAGCACCGTCAGGCCATGCGCGCGCAATTGGTTGGTGCTGGCTTGCGGCACGGCAGCGCGCGCGACGCTGCGGCCGATGCCCGCTTGCCCGACCATCCGCTCGGCGAGGTCGGCGGCATTCATCTGGCCCGCCTCGGCGGAGGCCACCACACGCCCGAAGCGCAGCACCGTGACATCGTCCGCGAAGGCCAGCACTTCGCGAAACTTATGGGTGATCAGCACCACGGTGATCTCCCCGGCGCGCGTCAGGTCGCGCAGCAGGCCCAGGGTCTCATCCGCCTCGGCGGGGGTCAGCACGGAGGTCGGCTCGTCCAGCACCAGCAGCCGGCGCCGCAAGTGCAACTGCTTGAGGATTTCCACCTTCTGCTTTTCGCCCGCCGCCAGGGACGCGACAGGCGCGTCCAGCGGCACCCGGAAGGGCATCGTCTGCAACAGCGCCCCAAGCTCCGCCCGATAGGCGTGCCAATTGATGGCGAAGGGAATGTCGGCGCGGGCGAGCATCAGGTTCTCGGCGACCGTCATCTCCGGCACCAGCGTAAAATGCTGGTAGACCATGCCGATGCCGGCGGCATGGGCCTCGCGTGGCGTCCTGCTGCGGTGCTCGCGCCCATCGATCAGGAAGCTGCCGGAATCGGCGTGATAGGTGCCCATCAGGCACTTCACCAGCGTGCTCTTGCCGGCGCCGTTCTCGCCCAGAAGGGCGTGGATGCGGCCTGGACGCACCTTCAGGGAGACATCGTCTAACGCCAAGACCGCGCCGAACCGCTTGGTGACGCGGATCGCCTCCAGGGACGCCGCCGTCATGCGATCTTCAATTCGCCGGGGGCACCAGCCGCGCGCCGGCCCGGCGCGCAGGAAATGGCCATGATGATCAGCGTCAGCACATAAGGTGCCGCGGCGACGACGTAATAGACCTCCGACAGGCCGATGGCCTGCAAGGCCGGGCCGATCGCCTCCGCGCCGCCGAACATCAGCGCCGCCCACAGGCAGCGCAGCGGCTGCCAGCGCGCGAAGATGACCAGCGCCACGGCAATCAGGCCCTGGCCATTGGACAGGCTCTCCGTCCAGCTTCCGGGATAAAAGAGCGACAGGAACGAGCCGCCCATGCCGGAGAGGAAGGCGCCGGCGGTGGTCGCCGCCAGCCGCACGCCATTGACGCTATAGCCCAGCGCGCGAGCGGCCTCCGCATTGCCGCCGACCGTCCGCACGATCAGCCCCCAGCGCGTGCGGAGAAAGAACAGGTGCATGGCCACAGCGACGCCGATGCCGACCAGGAATAGCTCATTGACGCGCAGCGCCGCGCGGATGCTGGGATCGACCGCCCACCAGCCGAGCGACAGCGCCGAGAGCATCGGCGCGCTCGGTTGGATGAAGGGTTTGCCGAACAGGAAGGCGAGGCCGGTGCCGAGCAGGATGAGGGCGATGCCGACCGCCACGTCATTGACCCGCCGAAGCTGGCAACACAGGGCATGCAGCGCGCCAAGGGCCGAGCCCGCGAAGCCGGCCAGCAGCACGCCGGCCCAGGCCGAGCCCGTCTCGTAAGATCCCGCATAGCCGACCATGGCCCCGAGGACGAGGATGCCTTCCTGGCCAAGATTAGTGCGGCCGCTCTTTTCCGTCAGGCATTCGCCAAGGCTGACGAAGAGATAAGGCGTGCTGCTGCGCACCGCGCCGCTCAGCACCGCCAGCAGGACGGTGCCACCGACCATGCCCGTCATGAGCCGGACCCTGTCATGAGCTAGCGAGCGGATCGGGCGCCAGCACGACCTGCTGGCCGATGCGGCCGAACGGCCCCCGCCCGCGCAGGGTTTCGGCGACCAGGACGCAGAGGAAGATGATGCCCTGAAGCACAAGGACGCTGGCATAGGGCAGGCCGAGCCGGCGCTGCACCAAGCCGCCGCTCGCGCCGATACCGCCCAGCAGGACAGAGACGGGAATGATGATCAGGGGATTATGGCGGGCAATGAAGCTCACGAAGATACCGGTATAGCCATAGCCGGCGATCAGGGAATTGTTGGCTTTGCCGTCGATCGCCGCCACGTCGATCATGCCGCCGATGCCCGCGATGGCCCCGCCCGCACAGAAGACGCCGATCGTGAGCTTGGCCGCCGAAATGCCCACCATCCGCGCCGCGCGGCCGTTGCCGCCCAAGACCCGCATCGCGAAGCCAAGGCCGGTGCGATAGATCACCAGACTCGCGACCAGGCAGGCGACGAACCCGACGCCGAGGCCCCAATGGATTGACGTGCCCGGAATGCTGCCGATGAGGCCCTGGTCGGGAACCGGATAGGTCGAGGCCTGATTGAGGTCGGAGGGGTCGCGAAACGGCCCTTCCACCAATTGATTGAAGATGGCAATGGACAGATAGGTCAGCAGCAGGCTGCTGATGGTTTCATTCACACCGCGCCAGACCCGCAAGGCGCCCGACAGGCCGACGACGATAGCACCCGCGATGCCGCCCGAGATGGCCATCTCGGCCATCATCACGGGTCCCGGTGCCGCGACAAAGATATGGCTCGCCTCTGCGGCGGCGAGGCCACCGAGCACGAAGGCGCCTTCACCGCCGATGATGGCGTAGCCCATCTGCGCGGGCAGGGCGAAGCACAGCGCCGTCAACATCAGCGGCGCCGCGCGAACCAGGGTATTCTGCCAGGA
This window encodes:
- a CDS encoding ABC transporter permease, which codes for MILRLRTTALAVAELALVPACAAVAAALIFGAVVAVLGVDPVQVYSMMWLGGFGTWFSWQNTLVRAAPLMLTALCFALPAQMGYAIIGGEGAFVLGGLAAAEASHIFVAAPGPVMMAEMAISGGIAGAIVVGLSGALRVWRGVNETISSLLLTYLSIAIFNQLVEGPFRDPSDLNQASTYPVPDQGLIGSIPGTSIHWGLGVGFVACLVASLVIYRTGLGFAMRVLGGNGRAARMVGISAAKLTIGVFCAGGAIAGIGGMIDVAAIDGKANNSLIAGYGYTGIFVSFIARHNPLIIIPVSVLLGGIGASGGLVQRRLGLPYASVLVLQGIIFLCVLVAETLRGRGPFGRIGQQVVLAPDPLASS
- a CDS encoding ABC transporter permease — translated: MTGMVGGTVLLAVLSGAVRSSTPYLFVSLGECLTEKSGRTNLGQEGILVLGAMVGYAGSYETGSAWAGVLLAGFAGSALGALHALCCQLRRVNDVAVGIALILLGTGLAFLFGKPFIQPSAPMLSALSLGWWAVDPSIRAALRVNELFLVGIGVAVAMHLFFLRTRWGLIVRTVGGNAEAARALGYSVNGVRLAATTAGAFLSGMGGSFLSLFYPGSWTESLSNGQGLIAVALVIFARWQPLRCLWAALMFGGAEAIGPALQAIGLSEVYYVVAAAPYVLTLIIMAISCAPGRRAAGAPGELKIA
- a CDS encoding amidohydrolase family protein; amino-acid sequence: MTPNRLVILGAQVWDPEGDVHAPSRRDVLIEGTTIAAVLPPGDALTATWLAAQPAPEVLEATDRLLMPGFVNAHFHSYDGLMKGLLEDMPFDVWALHSQPAYFGKRSRAEIRARTLVGAIECLKHGITTVQDMNSLVPMDEETLDVTLAAFAEVGIRVVFSIALRDVAALDIAPFMAADLPESVRALVEGSPRDPHADLAFVERQIARLAPLPSRLHWALSPSGPQRSSATLLEGIVDMAQRHSLPVTTHVLETPAQRAKAQSLYTAHGGSMIRYMASLGLLGPGTTLAHGVWLDDEEIAMLAESGASVVHNPMSNLKLKSGVAPIRRMHDAGVNLALGCDNCSCGDCQSVFQAMKLFCTLAAVTDPSPAGLHATHAIEAGTLGGARALGLEHVVGAIKPGMRADLCLIDLTDIAWMPLNSVARQLVYSETGRGVETTIVDGVIVMRNRKLTTIDEDQFRAELADVMLGFRRDFAQVTQANAPAVAYLLEANRRVGNAPLGIDRFIRS
- a CDS encoding ABC transporter ATP-binding protein, which translates into the protein MTAASLEAIRVTKRFGAVLALDDVSLKVRPGRIHALLGENGAGKSTLVKCLMGTYHADSGSFLIDGREHRSRTPREAHAAGIGMVYQHFTLVPEMTVAENLMLARADIPFAINWHAYRAELGALLQTMPFRVPLDAPVASLAAGEKQKVEILKQLHLRRRLLVLDEPTSVLTPAEADETLGLLRDLTRAGEITVVLITHKFREVLAFADDVTVLRFGRVVASAEAGQMNAADLAERMVGQAGIGRSVARAAVPQASTNQLRAHGLTVLGDAGLAAVRDLDLTVAGGEILGIAGVSGNGQRELAEALAGQRAIVAGTVHVHGEAFRPTRRSLARLRVACLPEEPLHSACVATMSVAENLALRQYDRPPIRRRFGLLSKRAITEGAQSAIRDYRIRTSGPRQPVSALSGGNIQRLVLARELGPGCDLLLASNPCFGLDFAAVARIHDDITAARNGGAAVLLISEDLDEIFALSDRIVVMFEGRLVFETTADPAARATVGRAMAGLADSSLLTKDSI